A single genomic interval of Barnesiella intestinihominis YIT 11860 harbors:
- a CDS encoding carboxymuconolactone decarboxylase family protein — protein MKTKVVLWVLLSILIFPIMTKSQEKVRQTAGHDALGEFAPEFAHLNDDILFGEVWSRNDLLSLRDRSIVTVVALMSQGLTDSSFKYHLESAKKNGVTKTEIAEILTHAAFYAGWPKAWAAFRMAKEVWVDCADSTAACSLDAYAQSIIFPVGKPNDTYAKYFIGQSYLAPVVTEGIPISNVTFEPGCRNNWHIHKATKGGGQILVCVGGRGYYQEWGKEPVELLPGDAVYISAGVKHWHGAAPDSWFSHLAIEAPGENKSNEWLEPVSEEEYSGVVRH, from the coding sequence ATGAAAACAAAAGTAGTTTTATGGGTTTTATTGTCAATTTTAATATTTCCGATTATGACAAAATCACAAGAGAAAGTCCGACAGACAGCCGGACATGATGCGCTTGGTGAGTTCGCTCCCGAGTTTGCGCATTTGAATGACGATATTCTTTTTGGGGAGGTATGGAGTCGTAACGATTTGCTTTCGCTTCGTGACCGCTCTATCGTGACTGTCGTTGCTCTCATGTCACAGGGGTTGACAGATTCTTCGTTCAAGTATCATCTTGAATCGGCCAAGAAGAACGGGGTGACCAAAACTGAAATCGCTGAAATTCTTACTCATGCTGCGTTCTATGCTGGTTGGCCCAAAGCATGGGCGGCATTTCGTATGGCCAAAGAGGTGTGGGTAGACTGTGCGGATAGTACTGCTGCCTGTTCGCTCGATGCGTATGCTCAATCCATTATTTTTCCTGTCGGCAAACCTAACGATACGTACGCCAAATATTTCATCGGTCAAAGCTATCTCGCACCTGTCGTGACAGAAGGTATTCCCATTTCGAACGTTACTTTCGAGCCCGGTTGCCGTAATAATTGGCACATACACAAGGCTACCAAAGGCGGCGGTCAAATACTTGTGTGCGTGGGTGGCAGAGGTTATTATCAGGAATGGGGAAAAGAACCGGTGGAACTTCTCCCCGGCGATGCGGTTTATATCTCGGCCGGTGTGAAGCATTGGCACGGAGCTGCGCCTGACAGTTGGTTTTCGCATCTCGCCATAGAGGCTCCCGGCGAAAACAAGAGCAATGAGTGGCTCGAACCTGTGAGCGAAGAGGAATATTCGGGCGTTGTCCGTCATTAA
- a CDS encoding acyltransferase translates to MLNYTNKTEREPQERSSNIELLRILSMFLVLMIHYIPSRTLPTHDTLAHDTLGTLFDLELRSISFVCVNCFILISGYFGIRWKLKSFSNLLFQILFWAIVCPVIVFAATDSLNMTDLFKTLYHNTFSRWFIEAYIGLYILAPMINRFIEKSTHRELGIFILTFYLFSTLFGYLGKAYDFNKGMSIISLVGLYLIGAYLRRKQDSIFDLSKYVYLGVYLVTGFIMVAIAALILKAGFTITPYSYLNPLIVLESIALFLFFKKLNIGSIKWINYIAVSSFAVYLIHNDLSIKPLYCAACDYIEAHYTPSFPYALLFMVGVFIVSVMADKVRLFIYKHTLLRLLK, encoded by the coding sequence ATGCTCAATTATACGAATAAAACAGAAAGAGAGCCACAAGAGCGTAGTTCAAATATCGAACTTCTGAGAATACTTTCGATGTTCTTGGTTCTGATGATTCATTATATTCCTTCCCGAACACTGCCGACACACGACACATTGGCCCACGACACGCTCGGCACACTGTTCGATCTCGAATTGCGTAGTATCAGCTTCGTCTGTGTCAATTGTTTTATTCTCATCTCCGGGTACTTCGGTATCCGTTGGAAATTAAAATCTTTCTCCAACCTCCTTTTTCAAATATTGTTCTGGGCGATCGTATGCCCTGTTATCGTATTCGCCGCGACCGATTCCCTCAACATGACCGACCTATTCAAGACATTATATCACAACACATTCTCCCGCTGGTTTATCGAAGCGTACATCGGACTGTACATACTGGCCCCGATGATAAACCGCTTCATCGAAAAATCGACACATCGGGAGTTGGGTATATTCATTCTTACTTTTTATCTGTTCAGCACCTTGTTCGGCTACTTGGGAAAAGCCTATGACTTCAACAAAGGCATGAGCATCATCAGCCTCGTGGGGCTATATTTGATAGGAGCCTATCTCCGCCGGAAACAAGACAGCATATTCGATCTCTCGAAATACGTCTATTTAGGTGTTTACCTCGTTACCGGATTCATTATGGTAGCCATCGCCGCCCTCATCTTGAAAGCAGGATTCACGATTACCCCTTATAGCTACCTCAACCCCCTTATCGTTCTCGAATCCATAGCCCTGTTCTTGTTCTTCAAAAAACTAAATATCGGTAGCATAAAATGGATCAACTATATCGCAGTTTCCTCGTTCGCCGTATATTTAATCCATAACGACCTCTCCATTAAACCCCTATACTGCGCAGCATGCGACTATATCGAAGCGCATTACACCCCATCATTCCCGTATGCCTTGCTGTTTATGGTGGGAGTATTCATCGTATCGGTAATGGCAGATAAAGTCCGGCTGTTCATATACAAACATACGCTATTGAGACTATTGAAATAA
- a CDS encoding helix-turn-helix transcriptional regulator — MAKELFNRYVWLIDTLQRYGRLTRREIDGLWQRSEYSDGKPMARRTFMNYRQAIQEMFDVNIECDASTYEYYIEDPDALQGNGARVWALNTLAVSNMLNESQELRNRIVLENIPSGQKFLRIVFEAMKENRVLILSYRSFRRVTSSHTLAAPYFVKLFRQRWYVIAKDFTDRKIKTYALDRVASLELSSRTFVYPDSFSPIDYFRDCFGITHDDMPAQEVVLRVPALQANYLRTLPLHESQEELDRNEHGSTFHYRLKITPDFEQEVYALGYWQAEVLSPQTLRDAVAERLSRSLACYGTAGLSCQERGK; from the coding sequence ATGGCGAAAGAACTTTTCAATCGGTATGTATGGCTGATCGATACGTTGCAGCGTTACGGAAGGCTTACCCGCAGAGAGATAGACGGGTTGTGGCAACGGAGCGAATATTCGGACGGCAAGCCGATGGCTCGACGGACGTTTATGAATTATCGTCAGGCCATACAGGAGATGTTTGACGTGAATATCGAGTGTGATGCTTCTACGTATGAATATTACATCGAGGACCCGGATGCTTTGCAGGGAAACGGTGCACGTGTGTGGGCATTGAACACGCTTGCGGTGAGTAACATGCTGAACGAGAGTCAGGAGTTGCGGAATCGAATCGTTTTGGAGAATATACCTTCGGGGCAGAAATTTTTGAGAATCGTCTTCGAGGCGATGAAGGAGAACCGGGTGCTTATTTTGTCGTATCGTTCATTCCGACGTGTAACAAGTTCGCATACATTGGCGGCTCCCTATTTCGTGAAGTTATTTCGTCAGCGTTGGTATGTCATCGCTAAGGATTTTACGGATCGGAAAATCAAGACTTATGCTTTGGACCGGGTTGCTTCTCTCGAATTGAGCAGTCGTACATTCGTCTATCCCGACAGTTTTTCTCCCATCGATTATTTCCGGGATTGTTTCGGGATTACGCACGACGATATGCCGGCGCAGGAGGTGGTGCTGCGTGTCCCTGCTTTGCAAGCTAATTATTTGAGGACACTTCCTTTGCACGAAAGTCAAGAGGAACTTGACCGGAACGAACATGGCTCTACGTTTCATTACCGTTTGAAAATCACTCCCGATTTCGAACAGGAGGTGTATGCTTTGGGGTATTGGCAAGCTGAGGTTTTGTCTCCGCAGACTTTACGCGATGCGGTGGCTGAACGGTTGTCCCGAAGTTTGGCGTGTTACGGAACGGCGGGGTTATCTTGCCAGGAACGCGGGAAGTAG
- the recO gene encoding DNA repair protein RecO: protein MDKYNALYLYNICCEAQFSHSRYNHCSRINKINAPNQYRPLDKTTIFVEKFTGRMLEKTLGIVLHIIPYNDKISVAHLYTEQYGRSSYLIPQGGGKKARMFRSLFMPFSILELDIDYRNSRELQKIIEARTVLPLQNIYSDPVKNAEALFLSEVLCQTIKEPEPNLPLFAFIARSIQVLNIMEEGKANFHLCFLLQLCSFLGFSPNMETYRTGYFFDMLNGIFSPSRPIHTYTLDAREAEVFARLTRMDFNNLRHFKFNRGERNAILDRILTYYRLHQPDISELRSPEILRAIFD from the coding sequence ATGGACAAATATAATGCATTGTATCTGTACAATATTTGCTGTGAAGCTCAATTTTCACACTCCCGATACAACCACTGCTCCCGAATAAATAAAATCAATGCGCCGAACCAGTACCGGCCTTTGGATAAAACAACTATTTTTGTAGAAAAATTTACCGGGAGAATGCTCGAAAAAACATTAGGAATAGTACTGCACATCATTCCCTATAACGACAAAATATCGGTAGCCCATTTGTACACCGAACAATATGGCCGATCTTCCTATCTTATTCCACAAGGGGGCGGAAAAAAAGCTCGCATGTTTCGGTCCCTCTTCATGCCGTTCTCTATTTTGGAACTCGATATAGACTACCGGAACAGCCGGGAATTGCAAAAAATCATCGAAGCGCGCACGGTTTTACCTCTTCAAAACATCTATTCCGATCCGGTAAAAAACGCAGAAGCACTCTTTTTATCCGAAGTCCTCTGTCAAACCATAAAAGAACCCGAACCCAATCTCCCGCTTTTCGCCTTCATCGCCCGTTCCATTCAAGTCCTCAATATAATGGAAGAAGGTAAAGCCAATTTTCATCTCTGTTTCCTGCTGCAATTATGCAGTTTTCTCGGGTTCAGCCCCAACATGGAGACCTACCGGACCGGATATTTTTTCGACATGTTGAACGGAATTTTCTCCCCCTCGCGCCCCATTCACACCTACACACTCGATGCCCGCGAAGCCGAAGTTTTCGCCCGTCTCACCCGTATGGATTTCAATAATCTTCGCCACTTCAAATTCAATCGGGGAGAGAGAAACGCCATACTCGACCGAATCTTAACATACTACCGGCTACACCAACCCGACATTTCGGAACTCCGGTCTCCCGAAATATTACGAGCCATATTCGACTAA
- the secDF gene encoding protein translocase subunit SecDF, with translation MQNKGFIRVVAVLLTLICLFYLSFSVVTAIYNNKAKEYAAGDEAKYKHYIDSISTEKVYWWYYTYQQCREMEIGLGLDLKGGMNVTLQISVADVLKSLSNNNPDPNFNAAIAAAQAAQAGNNDFIVSFYNEYKKIDPNVRLSAIFSTFQLKDKITPRSTNDEVISILRNELNSAVDNSYNVLRTRIDRFGVVAPNIQKLEKDGLILVELPGIKEPERVRKLLQGSANLEFWETYKLEQLAPKLDAVNNAIAAANAAQEPAEEEAPVVAEATPDTAAVAADSTASSLKKKLQQEASEAETMERIRKQNPLLSLMNYTQSYGGSPVIGIVNKSDTAAVNAMLASKIARDILPSDLILRWTVKAIDEKETMYQLIALKAGKGGKAPLGGDVIIDARDDFDKIRGSVVNMTMNAEGAKVWEKLTRDNIGNAIAIVLDNQVYSFPNVNGAISGGSSEITGGFSPEEAKDLANVLKSGKMAAAVTIVQEDVIGPSLGQEAIQNGLISFLVALVLLMAYLIIMYGWTPGLVASFGVICNLFFTMGILASLQAVLTLSGIAGIVLSLAMAVDANVLIFERTKEELRAGKSMKSAVADGYKNAFSAIFDSNLTSMITGVILLIYGTGPILGFATTLIIGIATSFFTAIFITRLIFEAGLNHGRFNNMAFTTSISRNFLTDTHINFVGLRKTGYICILAIVAVFVISFLTRGMNQGVDFSGGRNFVVRFEQPVSPLEIENMLEPSFEGSSLSVITITTDNQVRISTNYRIEDTGEGVDKEIEKKLYDGMQSLLGGVSLEEFSDNMIQSRQKVGPTIADDIKVGAYWAVFFSLIAMALYILLRFRNIAFSVGTLASVAFTTFSVVGLYSLLYGVLPFSMEIDQNFVAAVLTVIGYSVNDTVVIFDRIREEKTLYPKRDLITSINSALNSTLPRTINTGQSTIIVLLCILLLGAESVRSFAFAMLFGVIIGTFSTLFVATPIAYEIQRRGIAKKAAKEAAAK, from the coding sequence ATGCAAAACAAAGGATTTATTAGAGTCGTTGCGGTTTTGCTTACACTTATCTGTTTGTTCTATCTTTCGTTTTCGGTTGTAACCGCTATTTACAATAATAAGGCGAAAGAGTATGCTGCGGGCGATGAGGCTAAGTATAAACATTATATCGACTCTATCTCTACGGAAAAAGTGTATTGGTGGTATTACACGTATCAGCAATGCCGTGAAATGGAAATAGGTTTGGGTCTTGACCTGAAAGGAGGTATGAACGTAACGCTGCAAATTTCTGTGGCAGACGTGCTCAAATCTTTGTCGAATAATAACCCGGACCCTAACTTCAACGCAGCTATCGCTGCCGCTCAGGCTGCTCAGGCCGGGAACAACGACTTTATCGTTTCGTTCTACAACGAATACAAAAAGATAGATCCGAATGTGAGACTTTCGGCTATTTTCAGCACTTTCCAGTTAAAAGATAAAATAACCCCCAGATCGACTAACGACGAGGTGATTTCTATTCTTCGCAACGAGTTGAATAGTGCGGTGGATAACTCGTACAACGTATTGCGTACTCGTATCGACCGTTTCGGTGTGGTCGCTCCCAATATTCAAAAATTGGAAAAGGACGGTCTTATTCTTGTCGAGCTGCCGGGTATCAAAGAACCCGAGCGTGTGAGGAAATTGTTGCAGGGTAGCGCTAACCTCGAATTTTGGGAGACGTATAAACTGGAACAACTTGCTCCGAAACTCGATGCCGTAAATAACGCTATCGCTGCGGCCAATGCTGCGCAAGAGCCGGCAGAGGAAGAAGCTCCGGTCGTTGCCGAGGCTACGCCCGATACGGCAGCCGTTGCAGCTGACAGCACGGCTTCGTCGTTGAAGAAAAAATTACAGCAGGAGGCATCGGAAGCCGAAACTATGGAGCGTATCCGTAAACAGAATCCGTTGCTTTCGTTGATGAATTATACCCAAAGCTACGGGGGATCTCCGGTTATCGGTATTGTCAATAAGAGCGATACGGCAGCGGTAAATGCTATGTTGGCAAGCAAAATCGCCCGCGATATTCTTCCAAGCGACCTCATTCTCCGCTGGACGGTAAAAGCTATCGATGAAAAGGAAACCATGTATCAACTTATTGCGTTGAAAGCCGGTAAAGGCGGCAAGGCTCCTTTGGGTGGCGATGTAATAATCGATGCTCGTGACGACTTCGATAAGATACGGGGCTCTGTGGTGAACATGACCATGAATGCCGAAGGAGCCAAAGTTTGGGAAAAACTTACTCGTGACAATATCGGCAATGCGATTGCTATCGTGTTGGATAATCAGGTATATTCTTTCCCCAATGTGAATGGCGCCATCTCTGGCGGCAGCTCTGAAATTACCGGAGGGTTCTCTCCCGAAGAGGCTAAGGACTTGGCCAACGTGTTGAAGTCGGGTAAGATGGCTGCGGCCGTGACAATTGTACAAGAGGACGTCATCGGTCCTTCGCTGGGACAAGAGGCTATCCAAAACGGTTTGATTTCGTTCTTGGTGGCTTTGGTGTTGTTGATGGCCTATCTGATCATAATGTACGGGTGGACTCCGGGTCTTGTCGCCAGTTTCGGTGTTATATGTAACTTGTTTTTCACGATGGGTATTTTGGCATCGTTACAGGCGGTGCTTACGCTTTCGGGTATTGCTGGTATCGTGTTGTCTTTGGCGATGGCGGTCGATGCCAACGTGCTTATCTTCGAGCGTACCAAAGAAGAGTTGCGTGCCGGTAAGAGCATGAAGTCGGCGGTTGCCGATGGTTACAAGAATGCTTTCTCGGCGATCTTCGACTCGAACTTGACTTCTATGATTACGGGTGTAATCCTGTTGATCTATGGAACCGGTCCTATCTTAGGTTTTGCCACGACTTTGATTATCGGTATCGCTACCTCGTTCTTCACGGCCATCTTTATTACCCGTCTCATTTTCGAGGCTGGTTTGAATCACGGACGATTCAATAACATGGCTTTCACTACGTCTATTTCGCGTAATTTTCTCACGGATACTCACATTAATTTCGTGGGCTTGCGCAAGACGGGTTATATATGCATATTAGCTATCGTTGCTGTATTTGTCATCTCGTTCCTCACGCGTGGAATGAATCAAGGTGTCGATTTTTCGGGAGGTCGCAATTTTGTGGTTCGCTTCGAACAACCGGTAAGTCCGCTTGAAATCGAGAATATGCTTGAACCTTCGTTCGAAGGAAGTTCGTTGTCGGTAATCACCATTACGACCGATAATCAAGTGCGTATTTCTACTAACTACCGTATTGAGGATACGGGCGAAGGTGTTGACAAAGAGATAGAGAAGAAACTTTATGACGGTATGCAAAGTCTGTTGGGCGGTGTTTCGTTGGAGGAATTCAGCGACAACATGATTCAAAGTCGCCAGAAGGTAGGTCCTACTATTGCAGACGATATTAAAGTGGGTGCATATTGGGCTGTCTTCTTCTCGTTGATTGCGATGGCTTTGTATATCTTGCTCCGTTTCCGTAACATTGCGTTCAGTGTGGGTACGCTGGCTTCGGTAGCCTTTACCACCTTCTCGGTAGTAGGCTTGTATTCGTTGCTCTATGGCGTTCTGCCTTTCTCGATGGAAATAGACCAGAATTTCGTAGCTGCGGTATTGACGGTTATCGGTTACTCTGTGAACGATACGGTGGTAATCTTCGACCGTATCCGCGAAGAGAAAACGCTCTATCCCAAACGTGATTTGATAACGTCGATCAACAGTGCGTTGAACAGTACGTTACCTCGTACGATCAACACGGGGCAAAGTACTATTATCGTGTTGTTGTGTATTCTCTTGTTGGGAGCTGAATCGGTTCGCAGTTTCGCATTCGCCATGTTGTTTGGTGTAATTATCGGTACGTTCTCGACCTTGTTCGTGGCTACCCCGATTGCTTACGAAATTCAACGGCGTGGTATCGCTAAAAAGGCTGCCAAAGAAGCCGCTGCAAAATAA
- a CDS encoding Ig-like domain-containing domain, with the protein MNPKHPLSTITVYRLVASFILAISIYSCANMSRPGGGPRDETPPVFIKSMPVPNALNVSKQKIEIEFDEIIQVDKPSEKVIVSPPQKDMPEIRTSGRKITVILKDSLLPNTTYTIDFSDAIIDNNERNPLYGFAYSFSTGPKIDSLQVSGILLNARDLEPITGMLVGLHSDLEDSAFQKLPLERIASSDELGHFTIRNVTPGKYRLFALKDMNRDYRFDNPSEDIAFLDSIVIPSADVKLHVDTIWKDSVTIDTIIEYNHTHFYPNDILLTAFNEGFQSQYLDKSERKDRRKIDLYFKAPADSLPKLKPLNFEQEDWAILERSFHNDTLQYWIKDSLIYNMDTLLFTAEYLRTDTLRQLSLYNDTLKFIMKKVKAPKKKEKKKDKDNDSIEVPEIQFMQMNAKISSSLDVYKPLRFSFAEPLQTYDAGKIHLEQKRDTLWIPVADSLYTFLQDSIAIRDYTLTYKWTPGESYRIVMDSTAFTNIYGLFTNTYKQEFKVKALEDYANLYLSISGVSDSAFVEILDSGDKPVRTAPVINGGAEFMYMNPGTYYARLFIDRNGNGKYDTGNYSEKRQPEEVSYYPQELELKANWDIEQDWDIYATPVDKQKPDKIKKNKPKEKKRNY; encoded by the coding sequence ATGAATCCGAAACACCCCCTTTCCACGATAACAGTCTATCGGCTGGTCGCCTCGTTCATTCTGGCGATTTCCATATATTCCTGCGCCAACATGTCGAGACCCGGCGGTGGTCCCCGCGATGAAACACCGCCTGTATTCATCAAGAGCATGCCGGTTCCTAACGCATTGAACGTTTCGAAACAGAAAATCGAAATCGAATTCGACGAAATCATTCAAGTAGACAAACCGTCCGAAAAAGTAATCGTCTCCCCCCCCCAAAAAGATATGCCCGAAATTCGTACTTCGGGACGTAAAATAACCGTGATTCTTAAAGACTCGTTACTACCCAACACGACCTATACTATCGACTTTTCCGATGCCATCATCGACAACAACGAGCGCAATCCGCTCTATGGATTCGCCTACTCCTTTTCGACCGGCCCCAAGATAGACTCTCTGCAAGTTTCGGGAATACTACTCAATGCCCGGGATTTGGAGCCCATAACCGGCATGTTGGTAGGATTACACAGCGACCTCGAAGACTCGGCTTTCCAGAAACTCCCATTAGAAAGAATTGCCAGTTCCGACGAATTAGGTCATTTCACGATACGAAATGTAACACCCGGCAAATACCGTCTATTCGCGCTGAAAGACATGAACCGAGACTACCGCTTCGACAACCCGTCGGAAGATATCGCTTTTCTCGATTCTATCGTTATTCCTTCGGCCGATGTTAAATTACACGTCGACACCATTTGGAAAGACAGCGTCACCATCGACACCATTATCGAATACAACCACACCCATTTCTATCCGAACGATATTCTGCTCACGGCATTCAACGAAGGATTCCAATCTCAATATCTCGACAAAAGCGAAAGAAAAGACCGTCGTAAAATCGACCTTTATTTCAAAGCTCCCGCCGATTCGTTGCCCAAGCTGAAGCCGCTGAATTTCGAGCAAGAAGACTGGGCCATTCTCGAACGCTCGTTCCATAACGACACGCTGCAATACTGGATAAAAGACTCGCTCATTTACAACATGGATACACTTTTATTCACGGCCGAATATCTCCGTACCGACACGTTAAGACAATTGTCTCTCTACAACGATACGCTCAAATTCATCATGAAAAAAGTCAAAGCGCCCAAGAAAAAAGAAAAAAAGAAAGACAAGGACAACGACTCCATCGAAGTTCCCGAAATCCAATTCATGCAAATGAACGCCAAGATAAGCTCTTCTCTCGATGTTTATAAACCGCTTCGTTTTTCCTTTGCCGAACCATTGCAAACATACGATGCAGGGAAAATACATCTGGAACAAAAAAGAGACACCTTGTGGATACCTGTTGCCGACTCCCTGTACACATTCCTCCAAGACTCCATTGCTATCCGGGACTACACACTCACCTACAAATGGACTCCGGGAGAATCCTATCGCATCGTTATGGACTCCACGGCATTCACCAATATTTACGGACTATTCACGAACACCTATAAACAAGAATTCAAAGTCAAAGCCCTCGAAGATTACGCCAATCTGTATCTCTCTATTTCGGGCGTATCCGATTCCGCCTTTGTCGAAATTCTTGATTCAGGAGACAAACCCGTAAGAACAGCCCCGGTCATCAATGGAGGAGCCGAGTTCATGTATATGAATCCGGGTACTTACTACGCCCGCTTATTTATCGACCGTAACGGAAACGGGAAATACGACACCGGGAACTACTCCGAGAAAAGACAGCCCGAAGAAGTTTCGTATTACCCACAGGAACTCGAACTGAAAGCCAATTGGGATATAGAACAGGATTGGGACATCTATGCGACACCGGTCGATAAACAAAAACCCGACAAAATAAAGAAAAACAAGCCCAAAGAGAAAAAACGAAATTACTGA
- a CDS encoding DUF3108 domain-containing protein, translated as MLRHRYMKNTGSLRRITFGILFWSMANGIYAQTTPGMQPEWLSYDVIYQLGFLWKRAATATLQLTEYPDKYTSVLKARTLPFADNIFKVRDTLVSDMQRNKELLPIYYAKLADENGTYRKDEVNYTYDGNSTTGNIRLYRPKRNAIEDYTLTEPGIVYDMLSIFYVIRTFDFRAMEMYQIYNTKIFSGKNLEYLEIEYLGQEILKQNKKEYSTYKLHFRFYDRTGKKTSDKISAWISTDNKRIPLKVEGKLPLGSMKAVYTGE; from the coding sequence ATGCTACGCCATCGTTATATGAAAAACACCGGGTCGTTACGCCGTATTACTTTCGGGATTCTTTTTTGGAGTATGGCGAACGGAATTTATGCGCAAACGACTCCGGGTATGCAACCCGAATGGCTATCCTACGATGTCATATACCAACTGGGATTTCTCTGGAAGCGGGCAGCGACAGCTACGCTCCAACTCACCGAATACCCCGACAAATATACATCTGTTTTAAAAGCTCGTACACTCCCCTTTGCCGACAACATATTCAAAGTACGCGACACACTGGTATCCGATATGCAGCGAAACAAAGAACTGCTACCCATTTATTACGCCAAACTCGCTGACGAAAACGGGACTTACCGGAAAGACGAAGTAAATTATACCTACGATGGAAACTCGACCACGGGAAATATCCGCCTATATCGGCCCAAGCGTAACGCCATAGAGGACTATACACTCACCGAACCCGGTATAGTCTACGACATGCTGAGTATCTTTTACGTGATTCGCACCTTCGACTTCCGAGCAATGGAAATGTATCAAATCTATAACACCAAAATTTTCTCCGGTAAAAACCTCGAATACCTCGAAATAGAATATTTGGGACAGGAAATCCTCAAACAAAACAAAAAGGAATACAGCACCTACAAACTTCATTTCCGATTCTATGACAGAACCGGCAAAAAGACCAGCGACAAAATCTCGGCATGGATCTCTACCGACAATAAACGCATACCCTTGAAAGTAGAAGGGAAACTTCCCTTAGGCTCTATGAAAGCCGTGTACACGGGAGAATAG
- a CDS encoding helix-turn-helix transcriptional regulator — MEQLDVFDCSNVLIASYFADDRECAHENREHTLIYQCSGRLEIEERGKKTVLYPGDCAFMRRDNRMWLQKRVGKGEPYRSIVLKFSKAFLREFYQTLDRQQIPIDSKREKASLLLLPKNRPDIRSLFESVIPYFDAGEKPSEKILKLKMIEGVYVLLNTDRNLYASLFDFVEPWKIDILDYLNENYMCDLSMKEIASYTGRSLATFKRDFAKVSDLTPQKWIIRRRLEAAHDLIRSGKKKVTEACFDVGFKNLSHFSKVYKETYGVAPSWQGELYGK, encoded by the coding sequence ATGGAACAGTTAGATGTATTCGATTGCTCGAATGTGCTTATAGCGAGTTATTTTGCCGATGATCGGGAGTGTGCTCATGAAAATCGGGAACATACGCTCATTTATCAGTGTTCCGGTAGATTGGAGATCGAGGAACGTGGAAAGAAAACCGTTTTGTATCCGGGAGATTGTGCCTTTATGCGGCGTGATAACCGAATGTGGTTGCAAAAGAGGGTCGGGAAGGGTGAGCCTTATCGTTCCATTGTGTTGAAATTTTCGAAGGCTTTTTTGAGGGAGTTTTACCAAACACTCGATCGGCAGCAGATTCCAATCGACTCCAAACGAGAGAAAGCGAGCTTGCTCCTCTTGCCGAAAAATAGACCGGATATCCGCTCTTTGTTCGAGTCGGTTATTCCGTATTTCGATGCTGGGGAGAAACCCTCGGAAAAGATTTTGAAATTGAAGATGATCGAAGGTGTGTATGTCTTGCTCAATACCGACCGTAATCTGTATGCATCGTTATTCGATTTCGTGGAACCGTGGAAAATCGATATTCTCGATTACTTGAACGAGAATTATATGTGCGATCTCTCGATGAAAGAAATCGCCAGTTATACAGGGCGTAGTTTGGCTACTTTTAAACGGGATTTTGCCAAAGTGAGCGATTTGACGCCTCAGAAATGGATTATCAGACGACGTCTTGAAGCGGCGCATGATTTAATTCGGTCGGGGAAAAAGAAAGTTACGGAGGCTTGCTTCGATGTAGGCTTTAAGAATCTGTCGCATTTTTCCAAAGTGTATAAAGAGACCTATGGGGTCGCACCATCGTGGCAGGGTGAGCTTTATGGCAAATAG